A section of the Methanocellales archaeon genome encodes:
- a CDS encoding methyltransferase domain-containing protein, whose amino-acid sequence MPLIEFIRDLQKIPEGIPAPGAIIYNASVSRLLKKPQKKLAQIITEQIKNGTIVDVGSGTGYLAIEIAKAEPRSNVCGIDVSKKMVEIARRNAEGLANVRFEHGNATDLPFADNSVDFIVSTGSLHHWKRPVKIFDECFRVLKEGKEGWIFDGWSDFPKNQANSLISEYGFLPYKVLSIALKFHGFSREEYRTKIKSVLDQTKFKNSYKMEQNDMWMKITVKK is encoded by the coding sequence ATGCCTCTGATAGAATTCATAAGGGACCTACAGAAAATACCTGAAGGGATTCCAGCCCCAGGTGCCATAATTTACAACGCTTCAGTTTCTAGGCTTCTTAAAAAGCCGCAAAAGAAGCTAGCACAGATTATTACTGAACAGATCAAAAATGGCACTATTGTGGACGTTGGCTCGGGAACAGGTTATTTAGCCATCGAGATTGCAAAAGCAGAGCCAAGATCAAACGTGTGCGGCATTGATGTAAGCAAGAAAATGGTGGAAATTGCGAGAAGAAACGCCGAAGGTTTAGCAAATGTCAGATTTGAACATGGAAATGCTACGGACCTCCCCTTTGCAGACAATTCGGTTGACTTCATTGTCAGTACAGGCTCTTTGCACCACTGGAAGCGTCCGGTAAAAATCTTTGATGAATGTTTCCGTGTACTAAAAGAGGGCAAAGAAGGATGGATATTTGACGGGTGGTCGGACTTCCCCAAAAACCAAGCTAACAGCCTGATCAGTGAATATGGGTTTCTGCCCTATAAGGTTTTGAGCATCGCTTTAAAGTTTCATGGTTTTAGCAGGGAGGAATATCGGACTAAAATCAAGAGCGTTCTAGACCAAACCAAATTCAAGAATTCTTATAAAATGGAGCAGAACGACATGTGGATGAAGATCACAGTCAAAAAGTAA
- a CDS encoding 2-amino-3,7-dideoxy-D-threo-hept-6-ulosonate synthase, which produces MSDIGKSVRMERIIDRKSGNTVIVPMDHGVSSGPIEGLIDMKRAIDSVAEGGADAVLLHKGSVRAGHRGYGRDVGLIVHLSASTSLGPDPLNKVRVTTVDEAIKLGADAVSVHVNIGAENEPEMLRELGETAQICEEWGMPLLAMMYPRGRKVTDEHDVKFVKHVARVGAELCADIIKTNYTGTPESFREVVEGTPVPVVIAGGPKMETDKEVLEMIKEAMEAGGRGVSIGRNIFQHRNPTKMTRAVAGIVHKNISVKEALEILE; this is translated from the coding sequence ATGAGTGACATAGGCAAAAGCGTGCGCATGGAGAGAATCATAGACAGAAAAAGCGGTAATACCGTGATCGTGCCGATGGACCATGGGGTTTCTTCAGGTCCCATAGAGGGGCTTATTGACATGAAGAGAGCCATAGATTCCGTTGCAGAAGGAGGAGCGGATGCAGTGCTGCTCCATAAAGGAAGCGTTAGGGCAGGGCACAGAGGATACGGAAGAGATGTCGGCTTGATAGTCCATTTATCGGCAAGCACGTCCTTGGGTCCGGACCCGCTCAACAAGGTGAGGGTTACAACCGTGGATGAAGCGATCAAGCTTGGGGCAGATGCCGTATCGGTACACGTAAACATAGGGGCTGAGAACGAGCCGGAAATGCTCCGCGAGCTGGGTGAGACCGCACAGATTTGTGAGGAATGGGGGATGCCCTTGCTGGCAATGATGTACCCCAGAGGTAGAAAGGTCACAGATGAGCATGATGTGAAGTTCGTGAAGCATGTCGCTAGGGTGGGAGCCGAACTATGTGCTGACATCATCAAGACTAATTACACGGGCACACCAGAATCTTTTAGAGAGGTGGTAGAAGGGACGCCTGTACCCGTGGTTATAGCAGGAGGACCTAAGATGGAGACCGACAAAGAGGTTCTGGAAATGATAAAAGAGGCGATGGAGGCTGGTGGGAGAGGAGTATCGATAGGGAGAAACATATTTCAGCATAGGAACCCAACAAAAATGACGAGGGCAGTGGCAGGTATCGTACACAAAAATATTTCCGTCAAAGAAGCATTGGAGATTCTGGAATGA
- a CDS encoding 3-dehydroquinate synthase II, which produces MKKSIWIKVDQGSWEVRKKKVTSGLECGVDTVLVDEGDVPKVREFGDINIAAFFQDGESDADILVVGKNSECDATISLPRNLSDSRDLSLLSQLKAKGRETAAYVLIKGKEYEKFAAELGKVCDHLIVIGTDWKVIPLENLIAALQKHDVGIIAGVNSSSEAKVALETLEHGSDGVLLETKDLSEIKRTVQIAEIAGVEPISLTPAKITRVKAVGMGDRVCVDTCSLLSKGEGMLIGSQSNGLFLVHGETEESPYVSPRPFRVNAGAVHAYVYVSGKTKYLSELQSGDDVTIVDRQGLSRKATIGRIKIERRPLMLVEAQVKGDNIKTTLQNAETIKLVTQDGTPRAVTELKEGDEVLVHYEEGGRHFGMKIEETIIER; this is translated from the coding sequence ATGAAAAAAAGCATCTGGATCAAGGTAGATCAAGGCTCTTGGGAAGTTCGCAAGAAAAAGGTTACCTCTGGTTTGGAGTGCGGAGTGGATACCGTACTCGTCGACGAAGGCGATGTTCCGAAGGTAAGGGAGTTCGGGGATATTAACATAGCTGCATTTTTTCAGGACGGAGAAAGCGATGCGGATATTCTGGTGGTGGGGAAAAACAGCGAGTGTGATGCCACTATTTCGTTACCAAGAAATCTTAGCGACTCAAGGGATCTAAGCCTGCTTTCCCAGCTGAAGGCGAAAGGAAGGGAGACAGCTGCCTACGTCTTGATAAAGGGAAAAGAATACGAGAAATTTGCAGCCGAGTTGGGGAAGGTATGCGATCACCTGATCGTCATCGGAACTGATTGGAAGGTCATTCCCCTGGAGAACCTGATCGCAGCGCTACAAAAGCACGATGTAGGGATCATTGCGGGCGTAAACAGCTCTTCAGAGGCGAAGGTTGCCCTTGAAACGCTTGAGCATGGATCAGATGGGGTATTATTGGAAACAAAAGATCTGTCTGAGATCAAGCGAACCGTTCAGATCGCTGAGATTGCAGGGGTGGAGCCCATATCCCTAACACCCGCAAAGATCACAAGGGTTAAAGCGGTTGGAATGGGCGATCGTGTATGTGTAGACACATGCTCGCTTTTGAGCAAGGGTGAAGGCATGCTGATAGGCTCACAGTCCAATGGCTTGTTCTTGGTTCATGGAGAAACCGAGGAAAGCCCGTATGTTTCGCCACGTCCTTTCCGCGTAAATGCCGGTGCAGTTCATGCCTACGTGTATGTGAGCGGCAAGACAAAATATCTGTCTGAACTGCAGAGCGGGGATGACGTAACTATCGTAGATCGCCAAGGACTGTCGAGAAAAGCGACGATAGGGCGGATAAAGATCGAGCGTAGGCCTCTAATGCTCGTTGAAGCACAGGTTAAGGGTGATAACATCAAGACCACTCTTCAGAATGCAGAGACCATCAAGCTGGTGACCCAAGACGGAACTCCCAGAGCTGTCACAGAGCTGAAAGAGGGTGACGAAGTCCTGGTTCATTATGAGGAAGGCGGTAGACACTTTGGAATGAAGATCGAAGAGACAATCATTGAGAGATAG
- the aroD gene encoding type I 3-dehydroquinate dehydratase has protein sequence MRIGDVELDTPKIVGVINSIDEVETAEKAGADLLEIRMDLLRKNEDVIGFFEDVTDATSLPIIATDRPKSEGGSFVGSEVQRISMLMSIMEYADAVDIELRSAEKDVVVEGARKREKVAIISYHDFSGTPPKEKMLRILKEARQIGDIPKLAVMANSLSDVISLLEVTLQAQKPFCTIAMGSLGKHSRVIAPLYGSSLTYGHVVGEAKAPGQLSVGELRNVLNILVG, from the coding sequence ATGCGCATAGGTGATGTCGAACTTGATACGCCAAAAATAGTCGGGGTGATCAATAGCATCGATGAAGTCGAGACGGCTGAAAAAGCCGGGGCAGACTTACTTGAGATCCGAATGGATTTACTCCGCAAGAATGAGGATGTGATAGGGTTCTTTGAAGACGTCACTGATGCCACATCTCTACCGATCATCGCGACCGATCGCCCGAAGAGTGAGGGCGGGTCTTTTGTCGGTTCCGAAGTTCAAAGGATTTCAATGCTGATGTCCATTATGGAATATGCTGATGCAGTGGACATCGAGCTTAGGTCAGCAGAGAAGGATGTTGTGGTAGAAGGAGCGAGAAAGAGAGAGAAGGTTGCAATCATCTCCTATCATGATTTCTCTGGAACGCCTCCTAAAGAAAAAATGTTGAGAATATTGAAGGAGGCTCGTCAAATAGGCGATATTCCGAAGCTTGCTGTCATGGCTAACTCTCTCAGTGATGTCATCTCCTTGCTGGAAGTCACGCTTCAGGCGCAAAAGCCCTTTTGCACTATAGCGATGGGCTCTCTTGGAAAACATTCAAGAGTGATAGCACCGCTATACGGCTCTTCGTTGACCTATGGTCATGTCGTCGGCGAGGCAAAAGCACCAGGACAATTATCTGTAGGGGAGCTAAGAAATGTGCTTAATATCTTGGTGGGGTAG
- the aroE gene encoding shikimate dehydrogenase, translating to MKKIYGVIGDPIEHSLSPIMHNAAFQKLGINGVYHAFRVSSENAASAILGAKALGFGGLNVTIPLKERALDVVDADPIAKKIGAVNTLDFKDGILGYNTDGIGAKRALGKRNIDVADKGVLILGSGGAARAIAFQFAQDGATLAIANRTVSRAVRLAQEIRAIGEGDAIGIGLETLPSLLKKVDILVNSTSVGMPPRTDETLVTADQMHSGLVVFDVVYNPIKTRLLREAKKAGAITIDGVDMLVHQGAESFKIWTSRNAPIDVMGDAVRCALKR from the coding sequence ATGAAAAAGATATATGGGGTGATCGGAGACCCAATCGAGCACAGTCTATCGCCAATTATGCATAATGCAGCCTTTCAAAAATTGGGAATAAACGGGGTATACCATGCCTTTAGAGTTAGCTCGGAAAATGCGGCCAGTGCGATCTTGGGAGCAAAAGCGCTTGGTTTTGGTGGACTGAACGTAACAATACCTCTTAAGGAAAGGGCATTGGATGTGGTGGATGCTGATCCTATTGCCAAAAAAATAGGTGCAGTTAACACCCTTGATTTTAAGGATGGAATACTTGGCTACAATACCGATGGTATCGGCGCAAAACGTGCTCTGGGGAAGCGCAACATCGATGTAGCGGATAAGGGCGTTTTAATCCTTGGCTCTGGCGGTGCAGCTAGGGCCATTGCATTTCAGTTCGCACAGGATGGGGCAACACTGGCCATCGCCAATCGAACTGTATCCAGGGCAGTTAGGCTCGCACAAGAGATCAGAGCTATAGGCGAAGGCGATGCAATCGGCATTGGTCTGGAGACCCTTCCATCACTCCTAAAAAAAGTTGACATATTGGTCAACTCAACTTCGGTCGGGATGCCTCCTCGCACCGATGAAACGCTGGTGACTGCAGACCAGATGCACTCTGGTTTGGTCGTATTTGACGTTGTGTACAATCCCATCAAGACCAGATTGCTGAGGGAAGCCAAAAAGGCAGGTGCAATTACTATAGATGGGGTCGACATGCTTGTGCACCAAGGGGCGGAATCGTTCAAGATATGGACGTCCAGGAATGCGCCAATAGATGTGATGGGGGATGCTGTGAGATGTGCTCTAAAGCGTTGA
- a CDS encoding prephenate dehydrogenase: MDVQECANRCDGGCCEMCSKALIIGGAGNMGQWFARTLKRQDYAVSIADIDPQAQEVASELGIGFVKDEDVPKAVVDFDIVLISVPINVTEEVISKVAPHMRPGSLLMDVTSVKKGPMKAMRKAPKGVEIIGTHPMFGPTMSEPLGQTVILVAVEGRCENWLPKIVALFEDEGAHVEFLSAEEHDQMMAVVQGLTHFAYIAVGATMDALEFDLNKSRRFMSPVYEVMVDFVGRILAQNPHLYAMIQASPDVKKVHDAFITQCLELSKSAEFGETEKFVRLMRNAASHFGDTESALRRSDKLVNAKITELETLANSIGEERGLRHIYSGVVHVGIVRKVTHQEVLLEKGGKRTELKIENVSLLSADELLQWKMDNLVHHRRDISVALSESVKPDIIAGILGGVDGVISVDQIDTYGIKKGHVSLTYRITIRGDKDPNEVQHKVEELLKGIGGEIR; encoded by the coding sequence ATGGACGTCCAGGAATGCGCCAATAGATGTGATGGGGGATGCTGTGAGATGTGCTCTAAAGCGTTGATCATCGGCGGGGCGGGAAACATGGGGCAGTGGTTTGCACGAACTCTCAAGAGACAGGACTATGCAGTCAGCATAGCGGACATCGATCCTCAGGCCCAAGAAGTGGCTAGTGAGCTTGGTATCGGTTTTGTAAAAGACGAAGACGTACCAAAAGCAGTTGTCGATTTTGACATCGTGCTGATCTCCGTACCGATAAATGTCACCGAAGAGGTGATAAGTAAAGTAGCACCCCACATGCGTCCCGGCAGCTTGCTCATGGACGTCACATCGGTCAAGAAAGGTCCTATGAAAGCGATGAGAAAGGCGCCAAAAGGCGTTGAGATAATAGGCACGCATCCAATGTTCGGTCCCACGATGTCAGAACCCTTAGGTCAGACCGTGATTCTGGTGGCGGTGGAAGGGCGGTGCGAGAATTGGCTCCCGAAGATCGTCGCCCTTTTTGAGGATGAGGGCGCACATGTGGAATTTCTTTCTGCTGAGGAGCATGACCAGATGATGGCAGTTGTCCAGGGATTAACCCATTTTGCATACATAGCTGTCGGTGCTACGATGGATGCCCTTGAGTTCGATCTCAACAAATCAAGGCGATTTATGAGTCCTGTGTACGAAGTAATGGTCGACTTCGTGGGTAGGATTCTGGCTCAAAATCCCCACCTATATGCCATGATCCAGGCAAGTCCAGATGTGAAAAAAGTGCATGATGCCTTCATTACGCAGTGTTTAGAGCTGTCGAAGAGCGCTGAGTTTGGAGAAACTGAAAAATTTGTCAGATTGATGAGGAACGCCGCAAGTCACTTTGGCGACACCGAGTCCGCCTTAAGGAGGTCTGACAAGCTCGTTAACGCAAAAATAACAGAGCTTGAGACACTGGCCAACTCCATCGGAGAGGAAAGGGGGCTCAGGCACATATATTCCGGTGTTGTGCATGTTGGTATCGTTAGGAAAGTTACACATCAGGAGGTTTTGCTGGAGAAGGGGGGAAAAAGGACGGAGCTGAAGATAGAGAACGTCAGTCTGCTTAGTGCAGATGAGCTTCTCCAGTGGAAGATGGATAACTTGGTGCACCATAGGAGGGACATATCTGTGGCTTTGTCGGAGAGCGTAAAGCCAGATATCATCGCTGGAATCCTGGGTGGCGTGGACGGCGTCATTTCAGTGGATCAAATCGACACCTATGGGATTAAAAAAGGTCATGTCAGCCTTACCTACCGAATAACGATAAGGGGGGACAAAGACCCCAATGAGGTTCAACATAAGGTGGAAGAATTGTTAAAGGGAATTGGTGGGGAGATACGATAG
- a CDS encoding cation diffusion facilitator family transporter — protein MIQRDVLQKRFRIFILLSLFILLMEVAGGVFTNSLALLSDAGHVLLDLLALLLAYFSIRLSQKVATKKFTFGFYRAEILIATINGAMLLFVTLYIFYESYIRFLSPQPIRGPEMLIISAVGFLANLYVVVKMQGYEKQNLNVRGAYLHVLSDTLSSVGVVIASILIVITGNYVFDPIISAVIGLFILTGSLRLIRESAHILMEATPKNIDLEKLSRDIQKINGVKEIHDLHVWSISSDVYALSSHVLIDADNIKSMNKIVSNINEMVKSKYNITHTTIQSECETCVDGDNKHDH, from the coding sequence ATGATTCAAAGAGATGTATTACAAAAGAGATTCAGGATTTTCATCTTGCTATCTTTATTTATTTTGTTGATGGAGGTAGCGGGAGGTGTATTTACAAACAGCTTGGCATTGTTAAGTGATGCCGGGCACGTTCTCCTTGATTTACTGGCCCTTCTATTGGCTTATTTTTCAATACGGCTTTCGCAAAAGGTCGCGACCAAAAAATTTACATTTGGATTTTATAGGGCAGAAATCCTGATAGCAACTATAAACGGTGCTATGCTCCTTTTTGTTACCCTCTATATTTTTTATGAATCTTATATTCGATTTTTGTCTCCTCAGCCGATAAGAGGGCCTGAAATGCTTATAATTTCGGCTGTTGGGTTTTTAGCTAATTTATATGTTGTAGTAAAAATGCAGGGCTATGAAAAACAAAATCTGAATGTAAGGGGAGCGTATCTTCATGTATTGAGCGATACTCTGTCATCGGTAGGTGTTGTCATTGCAAGCATATTGATTGTCATTACAGGCAATTATGTTTTTGATCCCATAATAAGTGCAGTAATAGGGTTATTTATTTTAACAGGCTCTCTGCGATTGATAAGGGAATCTGCCCATATACTCATGGAAGCAACGCCCAAGAACATTGACTTAGAGAAATTGTCGAGAGACATCCAAAAAATAAATGGTGTTAAAGAAATTCACGACCTGCATGTTTGGAGCATATCCTCAGATGTATACGCGCTTAGTTCTCATGTCTTGATAGATGCAGACAACATAAAATCCATGAACAAGATAGTTTCTAACATAAATGAGATGGTTAAATCAAAATATAACATAACCCATACTACGATACAATCTGAATGTGAGACTTGTGTTGATGGCGACAATAAGCACGATCATTGA
- a CDS encoding M48 family metallopeptidase — translation MAKKHSLNDTKIEYTVARRRVKYPRLEFKTGRLLLVLPEHQKNPAEIIEKHKDWIHEKNRIIQAALRDSKKKNLVERSEDKFKQLVNSIASNYSEEGDFHINHIYFRKMNSNWGSCSSKKNMTFNTLMRYLPQKMIDYIVYHELIHLKEKRHNEHFWKTISKKFPDYEKKEKELLTYWFQIQEIISSEITA, via the coding sequence ATGGCCAAAAAGCATAGCCTAAATGATACAAAAATTGAATACACTGTAGCCAGGAGAAGGGTAAAGTATCCTCGACTGGAATTCAAGACAGGTAGATTGCTCCTTGTTTTACCCGAACACCAAAAAAACCCTGCTGAAATTATTGAAAAACACAAAGACTGGATTCATGAAAAAAACCGGATAATTCAGGCTGCACTCAGGGATTCAAAAAAGAAAAATCTCGTGGAGAGATCAGAGGATAAATTCAAACAACTTGTGAACTCGATAGCGAGTAACTATTCTGAAGAAGGCGATTTTCATATAAATCACATATATTTCCGAAAAATGAATTCAAATTGGGGAAGCTGTAGTAGTAAGAAAAATATGACATTCAACACACTAATGAGATACCTCCCCCAAAAAATGATCGACTACATCGTCTATCATGAACTAATACACTTAAAAGAAAAAAGGCACAATGAACACTTCTGGAAAACAATTTCCAAGAAATTTCCCGATTACGAAAAGAAAGAAAAGGAATTGTTGACCTATTGGTTTCAAATACAAGAAATAATTTCTTCTGAAATTACAGCATAA
- a CDS encoding HEPN domain-containing protein encodes MDKSRSYLSSAKLLLEHDKLEESVSMSYYSMYYAALALLHRTGVKSENHTATIVLLKELYGIDNTPLMDAKKERVDKQYYVDFTITRNETQALIHKAETFNATLLDCNEKLTNQQIKKYRGILRGNYEDM; translated from the coding sequence ATCGATAAAAGCCGAAGCTACCTCTCATCAGCCAAACTACTTCTTGAACACGACAAACTCGAGGAATCCGTAAGCATGAGCTACTACAGCATGTATTATGCTGCCCTAGCACTTCTGCACAGGACAGGCGTAAAAAGCGAAAACCACACTGCAACAATAGTCCTTCTCAAAGAACTCTATGGAATCGACAACACGCCCTTAATGGACGCCAAAAAAGAACGCGTAGACAAGCAATATTATGTCGATTTTACGATCACCAGAAACGAAACCCAAGCACTGATACACAAAGCCGAAACATTCAACGCAACCCTACTGGACTGCAACGAGAAACTCACCAACCAGCAAATAAAAAAATACCGCGGAATTTTGAGAGGGAACTACGAAGATATGTAA
- a CDS encoding winged helix-turn-helix transcriptional regulator, which translates to MTNRIVLELLRGGCHSRELARRLDASHATVNRRLQKLLEDNVVDYTQDGKNKTYRLKDTLETKNAAVMAEHYKLGETLATYPHLRGIMQEIQKNPDIKLAVLYGSHAKNTATPESDIDVYIETQDPELKKQLEQINTRLSVKIGGWNAQNPLIQEIMKNHVLIKGVEEYYEKTRFFNKLAKEGKLRLDEQAMP; encoded by the coding sequence TTGACCAATAGGATCGTTTTGGAGTTGCTCAGGGGTGGATGCCATAGTAGGGAGCTTGCGAGAAGACTTGACGCCAGCCATGCTACCGTAAACCGCAGGCTACAAAAACTCCTGGAAGACAATGTCGTAGACTACACGCAGGACGGCAAAAATAAGACCTACCGCCTCAAAGACACCTTAGAGACAAAAAACGCTGCAGTCATGGCGGAGCACTACAAATTGGGAGAAACCCTCGCCACATACCCGCATTTGAGGGGCATAATGCAGGAAATCCAGAAAAACCCAGACATAAAACTGGCAGTGCTCTACGGAAGCCACGCGAAAAACACGGCAACCCCTGAAAGCGACATAGATGTCTACATTGAAACGCAAGACCCTGAACTGAAAAAACAACTCGAGCAAATAAATACCCGCCTGAGCGTGAAAATCGGAGGATGGAACGCCCAAAACCCCCTCATACAGGAGATAATGAAAAACCACGTCCTGATCAAGGGAGTCGAGGAGTACTATGAAAAAACAAGATTCTTCAATAAACTGGCCAAGGAAGGGAAACTCCGCTTGGATGAGCAAGCGATGCCATAA
- the gyrA gene encoding DNA gyrase subunit A has protein sequence MSELPVNIEEEMKSSYIDYAMSVIVGRALPDIRDGLKPVHRRILYAMHELGTSSDKPYKKSARIVGEVLGKFHPHGDVAVYDSMVRMAQDFSSRYTLIDGQGNFGSVDGDPAAAMRYTEVRLSKMAEEVLADIHKDTVDFMPNFDGSLEEPSILPAKIPVLLINGSAGIAVGMATNMPPHNLSEVIDGIILTIDNPDVSPKDMMQVIKGPDFPTGAYIVGRGGIKSAYDTGRGIIKLRAKADIKEDRILITEIPFQVNKAKLIETIADLVRENKVTDIADLRDESDRAGMCIAIELKPRANAELILNQLYKHTQLETTFGVINLVLVNGHPEVLGIKDLILQYIEHRKQVVTRRSAYELDKAEKRAHILEGLKVALEQIDAIVKIIKQSQTREEASEMMADRFALSEEQVKAILDMRLHRLIALERRKLDEEYAQLERDIKRLREILGSEREILGIIKAELTEIKEKYGDARRTMITCDEPELEMEDLIPEETVVVTLTNGGYIKRIPVETYRSQRRGGRGIKGMETKDEDFVEDLFVASTHDYLLFFTDQGRMHRLKTYEIPLASRQSKGKAIINLLNLDKDENVTAMIPIKEFDDGHFLVMATKKGIIKKTELAQFCSAYKCLRAITLKDDVLVAVRLTDGEQEIILATKHGKAIRFSEKDVRSMGRTAMGVWGIRTQEGDEVIAMDTLIKNATLLTITENGYGKRTSIEEYRKQRRGGKGIININTSRRNGSAVDMLEVLDGDEVMITTSGGIVIREPVKDIRVQGRSTQGVRLMRLDEGDKVVAVAKVVE, from the coding sequence ATGTCTGAACTACCGGTTAACATTGAAGAGGAAATGAAGAGCTCGTACATAGACTATGCGATGAGCGTCATAGTTGGAAGAGCCCTCCCAGACATCAGGGATGGGCTGAAGCCCGTCCACCGAAGAATCCTCTATGCCATGCATGAGCTTGGGACGAGTTCTGACAAGCCCTACAAGAAATCCGCACGAATAGTGGGGGAAGTATTGGGAAAGTTCCATCCCCATGGCGACGTTGCAGTCTATGATTCCATGGTCAGAATGGCCCAAGATTTTTCTTCCAGGTATACGCTTATCGATGGGCAGGGAAACTTCGGCTCGGTGGATGGCGATCCTGCGGCAGCAATGCGTTATACCGAGGTGCGTCTCTCCAAGATGGCAGAGGAAGTGCTAGCAGACATCCATAAGGACACCGTGGACTTCATGCCCAACTTCGATGGGTCCCTGGAGGAGCCCTCGATATTGCCAGCGAAGATACCTGTATTATTGATCAATGGCTCGGCTGGCATAGCGGTGGGGATGGCCACGAACATGCCACCCCATAACCTGAGTGAAGTCATCGACGGCATCATCCTCACCATCGACAATCCAGATGTTTCTCCAAAGGATATGATGCAGGTCATCAAAGGACCAGACTTTCCGACCGGTGCCTACATCGTAGGAAGAGGAGGGATTAAAAGCGCCTATGACACTGGCAGGGGCATCATAAAGCTCAGAGCTAAGGCAGATATAAAAGAGGACAGGATACTCATCACCGAGATTCCATTTCAGGTGAACAAGGCCAAGCTAATAGAGACCATTGCAGACCTCGTCAGGGAGAACAAGGTAACCGACATCGCAGATCTGAGAGATGAGAGCGATAGAGCGGGGATGTGCATCGCGATAGAGCTAAAACCAAGAGCTAATGCCGAGCTTATATTGAATCAACTGTACAAGCACACCCAGCTGGAAACCACGTTTGGGGTCATCAATTTGGTGCTTGTGAATGGTCATCCAGAGGTGCTGGGAATCAAAGACCTGATCTTGCAGTACATCGAGCATAGGAAGCAGGTGGTCACCCGAAGATCCGCCTATGAGCTTGATAAGGCAGAAAAAAGGGCACACATCCTTGAAGGGTTGAAGGTTGCCCTAGAACAAATCGACGCCATCGTCAAGATCATCAAGCAATCTCAGACGAGAGAGGAGGCCAGTGAAATGATGGCAGACCGCTTCGCTTTGAGTGAGGAACAGGTTAAAGCAATCCTGGATATGAGGCTGCATCGCCTCATAGCCCTCGAAAGGAGAAAACTGGATGAGGAGTATGCACAGCTTGAGAGGGACATCAAACGATTAAGGGAGATCCTGGGCAGCGAGCGTGAGATCTTGGGCATCATCAAAGCTGAGCTGACCGAGATCAAAGAGAAATATGGTGATGCACGTAGGACGATGATAACCTGTGATGAACCCGAATTAGAAATGGAGGACCTGATACCTGAGGAAACGGTAGTGGTTACCCTTACCAATGGCGGCTATATCAAAAGGATTCCTGTGGAGACGTATCGCAGCCAGAGGAGAGGAGGTCGTGGAATAAAGGGCATGGAAACCAAGGATGAGGACTTTGTTGAAGACTTGTTTGTCGCCTCCACCCATGATTATTTACTTTTCTTCACTGACCAAGGCAGAATGCACCGTCTAAAAACCTATGAGATACCTCTGGCGAGTAGACAGTCCAAGGGTAAGGCAATAATCAATCTGTTGAACCTTGATAAGGATGAGAACGTCACTGCCATGATTCCGATCAAGGAATTTGATGATGGGCATTTTTTAGTGATGGCAACTAAAAAGGGCATTATCAAGAAGACTGAATTGGCACAATTCTGCTCTGCCTACAAATGTCTGAGGGCCATAACGCTTAAGGACGATGTACTTGTGGCTGTAAGGCTGACCGATGGTGAACAAGAGATCATCCTTGCCACAAAGCACGGAAAGGCCATCCGGTTCAGCGAGAAAGATGTGAGATCGATGGGACGCACCGCCATGGGTGTGTGGGGCATAAGAACGCAAGAGGGCGATGAGGTCATTGCGATGGATACTCTTATAAAGAATGCTACGTTGCTGACGATCACAGAGAACGGATACGGCAAAAGAACGTCCATAGAAGAATACCGCAAGCAGAGAAGAGGCGGCAAAGGCATCATCAACATTAACACGAGCAGGAGAAACGGCTCTGCTGTCGACATGCTGGAGGTCCTAGATGGTGATGAGGTCATGATCACGACATCTGGCGGCATCGTCATCAGAGAGCCCGTCAAGGATATAAGGGTTCAAGGCAGAAGCACGCAGGGTGTGAGATTGATGCGCCTCGACGAAGGCGACAAAGTGGTTGCAGTAGCGAAAGTCGTGGAATAG